TCCTCTGGCAAAACTTAGTAAAAATCTTTCTTCCTGATAAACTAAATTAATTGCATCTCGAAGAATGTTAACTAAATATGTCTGCTCTTCATTCATTGATTTTAATCGTTAAAAGGTTAGTCGTCTTATAATTACCCCCAAAATTAGGACAGCAAATTAAGTTTGAGATTATAAATTTATTAAAATTGCTGTCTATGAGTACACGAAGAAAGTTTAGTTCAAAATTCAAGACCAAAGTAGCCATAGAAGCGCTACAAGAGAAGCTTACAAAGCAAGAGCTCGCTCAAAAGTATCAACTCCATCCGAACCAGATCCAAAAATGGAAGCGTGCGTTTCTGGATAATGCTGATCAGGTATTTGAAAGTGATAACGCCTCCAACAAGGATCCCGAAAAGGAACAACAAAAGCTCTATGAAAAAATCGGTCAGCTCCAGGTCGAGGTTGATTTTTTAAAGAAAGCCTTGTCGTAAAGAAGTCCTTAGCTGAACGTAGAGCACTGGCAGATAAAAACCACAGCAAGCTAAGCATGGCAAGGCAGTGCCAGTTACTGGGTATTCATCGCAGCGGTGTGTATTACAAGCCAAGACAGGAGAAGCCGTCAAATTTAGAACTTATGGAGCTTATCGATAAAAAGTACCAGGAAAAGCCTTTTTGGGGTATTCCAAGGATGACCACATGGTTGCAGAAAGATATGCACTACAAAGTCAATAAAAAGAGAATAGAACGTCTTTACAGGATCATGGGTATCCAGGCTATAGGGCCCAAGCCCAATACTTCTAAGCCTTCAAAAGACCACAAGGTGTATCCATATTTGTTGAAGAACTTAGAAATCAAAAGATCCAATCAGGCCTGGGGTACTGATATTACCTATATACCAATGAAAACGGGTTATATGTACGCTATGGCTATCATCGATCTTTACAGCCGATATGTTGTAGGCTGGTCGGTCAGCAATACCATGGATGCGGCATGGTGCAAGCAGGTGCTTGATGATGCCATAGAGGCTCACGGCAAGCCTGAGATTATCAATACCGATCAAGGCAGCCAGTTTACCAGTGATATTTTCACAGAGGCTGTCACAAGCAGGGACATTTCCCTGTCTATGGATGGCAAAGGAAGAGCCATTGACAACATCTTCATTGAACGCCTTTGGAGGTCTATGAAATATGAGCATGTTTATCTTAATCCTGCTGAAGATGGTATTGAGTTATACAGAGGATTATTCGGGTGGTTTAGCGAATATAACACCGAAAGACGCCACCAATCTTTAAATGACGAGGTACCCGCAAAAGTATTTTTTTCTTCAAAGCCACCCCATCAAGGAGTGAGGGCGGCTTAGAAGAAAAAATAAATTATGAAATGTAAAGAACCTGTCCTAAAGAATGGGGTAAGCTAAAGACAGGAAAAAAAACATAAAAAAAGTAGCATGATAATTGGCTAATAATCTAAAAATTAGTATATTAGCCTTGCGACCAAACAAATATTATCATGCTACAATGTAAAGATATTAAAAAAGTCCAGGAATTAAAAAACGGTTTTACCCATAGTTGGTTTGAACCTGATTTTATTTTGAGTTCTTTGAAATGCTTTTCATTTTCTAAGACATGCAAAAGCCTAAACCCCTTAAAAGTAAGGGGATATAGCTTCACAAGCATATTTTCGATTCTCATTTGTCTTCCTTTTGTCAACGCAGACAGCATTAACGGCATGATAAGCAGTGTTTTGTCAAATCACATAAAAGCTCGCAAAGATGCATTTTACCGGTTAAAGAATAATCCCGGTATATGCTGGAGAATGATCCTATGGCTTTTTGCTTCAAAATTCATAAAAGTCTCACAAAAACCATGCTCCGTGGATAAAGGTTCTAAATGCATGATATTTGATGATTCCACGCTTGCTAAAACCGGTCAATATATCGAAAAAGTATCTCGAGTTTGGGATCATGTGGCTAATCGGGCTATCTTGGGATACAAACTTTTAACCATGGGCTATTGGGATGGAACTTCATTCATCCCTGTGGATTTTTCATTGCACCGGGAAAAAGGAAAAAATAAGGATAAACCATATGGATTGAAAAAAAGCAAGTACCGAAAACAATATCGG
This DNA window, taken from Bacteroidales bacterium, encodes the following:
- a CDS encoding transposase, with protein sequence MSTRRKFSSKFKTKVAIEALQEKLTKQELAQKYQLHPNQIQKWKRAFLDNADQVFESDNASNKDPEKEQQKLYEKIGQLQVEVDFLKKALS
- a CDS encoding IS3 family transposase is translated as MADKNHSKLSMARQCQLLGIHRSGVYYKPRQEKPSNLELMELIDKKYQEKPFWGIPRMTTWLQKDMHYKVNKKRIERLYRIMGIQAIGPKPNTSKPSKDHKVYPYLLKNLEIKRSNQAWGTDITYIPMKTGYMYAMAIIDLYSRYVVGWSVSNTMDAAWCKQVLDDAIEAHGKPEIINTDQGSQFTSDIFTEAVTSRDISLSMDGKGRAIDNIFIERLWRSMKYEHVYLNPAEDGIELYRGLFGWFSEYNTERRHQSLNDEVPAKVFFSSKPPHQGVRAA